In Actinomadura luteofluorescens, the sequence GGGCCGCCGGACCGACAGGCCCCGCACGGACGCCGCCGCGCCGCCTTCGGGCCCCGTGCCGCCGGACGGTGCGGGCCGTGGCGGCGCGGGGACGGGGGCGGGCCGCCGCGGCGGCGGCGCACCGCGCGGATCCAGGTGCCGGACCAGGCCGTCGCCCACGAGGCCGGCGGCGAGCCCGGTGACCAGGATCGCCAGGGCGGGGCCGAGCGCCTCGCCCGGATTGTCGTAGATGTTGCGCAGCCCGCTCGCCAGCAGGCTGCCCCAGTCGTACGCCGGCGGCTGGACGCTCAGCCCGAGGAAGCTGAGCCCGGAGACCGTCAGCACGCTGGTCGCGAACCCCACCGAGACGAGCACGAGCAGGGGAGCGGCGATGTTCGGCACCACGTGCCGGATCAGGACGCGGAACCGGCCGACGCCCAGCAGCCGCGCGACCGCGACGTAGTCCCGCTCGTTCACCGACAGCGCGAGCCGGTTCGTCAGCCGCGCGAACTGGGGGCAGAACGCCAGGCCGAGCGCGCCGACCACGGACGCGCGCCCCGGCGAGAGGATCGCGGTGAACGTCAGCGCGATGATGATCGGCGGGAACGACAGCAGCAGGTCGATGACCCGGTCGCCCACCGCGCGGACGGCCCTGCCGGCGGCGGCGATCCCCGCCCCGAGCAGCGTGCCGAGCACCGCGGCGATCGCGGTGGCGGCGATCGCCATCTCGACCGTCAGCCGCGTCGCGACGACGGTCCGCCAGAACACGTCGCGTCCCAGCGCGTCGGTGCCCAGCCAGTGCGCGCCGGAGGGGCCCTGGCGGATGTCCGCGCTCAGCGCGTCGGCGCGTCCCTGCCACAGCATCGGCGCGACGACGGCGACCACCACGATCAGGGCGGCCAGGACGAGGCCGGCGACGAGGGGCGCCGGAAGCCGGTTGCGTCTCATGAGCGTCTCCTCGTCAGCACTCGCGGATCGAGCAGGCCCAGCGCGACGTCGACGATCAGGTTGATCAGGACGGCGACCAGCCCGAGGACGAGGATGATCCCCTGGACCTCCGGGTAGTCGCGCTTGACGATCGCCCGGACGATCTCCGAGCCGATGCCGGGCATGTTGAAGACGTTCTCGGCGACGACCGTCCCACCGAGCAGCGCGACGAGGATGAGGCCGCCGAGCGTCAGCGTGCTGGTCACGACGTTGGGGACCACGTGCCGCAGGAGCAGGCGCGTGTTCGACAGCCGCTTGCTCATCGCCATCGTGATGTAGTCCTGGGACAGCACCGTCGCGGTCTCGTTGCGCACCAGGCGGGTGAGCACCGCCGCCGGCGCGATGGCGATGGACAGCGCGGGCAGGATCATCGAGGTGAACCCCGCGCCGCCCTGCACGGGCAGCCAGCGCAGGGTCAGCGCGAACACGAAGACGAGCAGGGTCCCGGCGACGTACTCCGGCATGGCGCCGAGGACCGAGGCGCCGACGCCGAACGACGACGTCGCGGCGCGGGCGCGTCCGCGCTGCTGCGCGACCCCGACCGCGGTGCCGAGCGGTATCGCCACGGCCAGCACGACGACCAGCGCGCTCGTCGCCAGCGCGATCGTGAGCGGCAGCCGCTGGGCGAGCATCGACGACACCGGCTGGCCGGTGGTGAAGGAGGCGCCGAGGTCGCCGTGCGCCAGTCCGCCGAGGTAGGAGCCGAACTGCCGCCACAGGGGCTCGGTCAGCCCGAGCCGCTCGCGGACCTGCCGCACCTCCTCCTCGCCGGCGGTCAGCCCGACGATCTGCCGGGCCGGATCGCCCGGCACCCAGCGCACGATCATGAAGGTCACGACGACGAGGAAGGCGAGCACGGCGGCGACGCCGCCGAGGCGCCGGGCGAGGTAGCCGGTCCACGGGGAACCGGCCACCCGCCGGGCGAGCCCGCGGCTCGCCGCCGACGCGCCTGCGGCGGTCGTCACCATCAACCGGCCGCCTTGGCGACGCGGATCGAGGCCGGCACCGCGAACCCGTTGACGACGCTGCCGCTCGTCCCGCCCGCGAACAGGACGTGCACCGGCGCGGTGGCCAGCGGCAGGACGTCGACGTTGCGCAGCAGCGACTGCTGGAAGGTCGTCAGCGCGGCGCACTTCTCTTCGGCCGAGCCGGTCGCGGCCTGGTCGTAGGCCCGCGCCGCCTCCGGGTTGTTCGTCGCGCCGATGTTGAGGCCCTTCGGCGGCGCGTCGTGCACGAAGAACTGCCCGACCGGCAGGAAGCTCGACAGCCGGTTGCCGTACACGAAGATCGTGACGTCCCAGTCGTTCTTGCCGCCGAACAGGTCCGACACCCACGCCTGGTTGTCCATCGTGCGGACCGTCGCGGTGGCGCCGGCCGCCTGCAGCGCGGACATGACCTGGTCGTTGGCCGCGCCGCCGGCCAGGATGTTGGTGCCGATGACCTGGAGCTTCACGCCCTTGAGGGCCTTGGCGGCCGCGGCCGCGTCGTACTTGGGGACCAGGGCGTTCGAGCCGCTGTCGAAGCACTCGTAGGAGGGACGGCCGAGGCTGGAGATCAGCTCGCCGGAGCCGAAGCTCTGCACCTTGTTCAGAACGGAACGATCCAAGGCCTGGGCGATCGCGAGCCGGACGCCGCGGTCGGCGGTCGGATGTCCGACGGTCTCGTTGAAGACGAGCATCGTGTCGGACTGCGGCGAGGTGCGGACGGTGATCCCGCCGGTCGACTTGAACCGGTCCCACGCGTTGGAGGTGAACGAGGGGATCTGGAGCTCACCGGTGGAGGTCAGGTTGGCCCGGGTGTTCTCGTCGTCCACGACCTTGAGCACCAGTTTCTTCGGCGGCTCGCCCGCCGTCTGGGCGGCGTACGCCGGACCCCACGCGTACTGCGGCCGCCGGGTCAGCGTGTAGCTGGAGCCGGTGACCTGCGACTCGG encodes:
- a CDS encoding ABC transporter substrate-binding protein; protein product: MGHRAVVASVSVSAALAAGCGGTSGSAAKAPPNVTNGVVSMTLDGPVSSYDPTQASTFQDSVALAALYDTLVAFDPSGKLVPGLSDTWKSTPKTATFHLRGGVTCSDGTALTGAMVAASLNRLFDPATKAPLVRQAIGPGNSAKATSTADSVTITMAKAWSDLVPGMTGPFAGIVCPSGMKDPSSLRTKSAGTGAFVSESQVTGSSYTLTRRPQYAWGPAYAAQTAGEPPKKLVLKVVDDENTRANLTSTGELQIPSFTSNAWDRFKSTGGITVRTSPQSDTMLVFNETVGHPTADRGVRLAIAQALDRSVLNKVQSFGSGELISSLGRPSYECFDSGSNALVPKYDAAAAAKALKGVKLQVIGTNILAGGAANDQVMSALQAAGATATVRTMDNQAWVSDLFGGKNDWDVTIFVYGNRLSSFLPVGQFFVHDAPPKGLNIGATNNPEAARAYDQAATGSAEEKCAALTTFQQSLLRNVDVLPLATAPVHVLFAGGTSGSVVNGFAVPASIRVAKAAG
- a CDS encoding ABC transporter permease; its protein translation is MVTTAAGASAASRGLARRVAGSPWTGYLARRLGGVAAVLAFLVVVTFMIVRWVPGDPARQIVGLTAGEEEVRQVRERLGLTEPLWRQFGSYLGGLAHGDLGASFTTGQPVSSMLAQRLPLTIALATSALVVVLAVAIPLGTAVGVAQQRGRARAATSSFGVGASVLGAMPEYVAGTLLVFVFALTLRWLPVQGGAGFTSMILPALSIAIAPAAVLTRLVRNETATVLSQDYITMAMSKRLSNTRLLLRHVVPNVVTSTLTLGGLILVALLGGTVVAENVFNMPGIGSEIVRAIVKRDYPEVQGIILVLGLVAVLINLIVDVALGLLDPRVLTRRRS